Proteins from one Ipomoea triloba cultivar NCNSP0323 chromosome 1, ASM357664v1 genomic window:
- the LOC116026359 gene encoding uncharacterized protein LOC116026359 produces MPKAISSRVTKTITNLTLNIKWIEKQRQEIKRAFTRANNPGGTHGRNCSKNLKWQPKTNAQYILNVDGIFKHSDNLAGGGGVLRDRNGNWIAGCAQRFRATTALEAEWKALTMGVQWAKSKGYRDCEIQTDFERIANSISNNSWTRNGQDHAFDFLRKKIMEQGVDRVVHVYRE; encoded by the coding sequence ATGCCAAAAGCAATTAGTTCTCGTGTGACCAAAACCATCacaaatttaacattaaatattaaatggATCGAAAAACAAAggcaagaaattaaaagagcTTTCACCAGAGCCAATAATCCGGGAGGAACCCATGGCCGAAATTGCTCCAAAAATCTGAAGTGGCAGCCCAAAACGAATGCTCAGTACATATTAAACGTTGATGGTATCTTCAAACACAGCGACAACCTAGCTGGAGGTGGCGGAGTCCTAAGAGATAGGAATGGAAACTGGATTGCTGGTTGCGCTCAGAGGTTTCGTGCTACAACAGCCTTGGAAGCCGAATGGAAGGCCTTGACAATGGGAGTGCAGTGGGCCAAAAGCAAGGGTTACAGGGATTGTGAAATCCAAACTGATTTCGAGAGGATTGCCAACTCCATAAGCAACAACTCCTGGACCAGAAATGGACAAGATCACGCTTTTGACTTTCTTAGGAAGAAGATCATGGAACAGGGGGTTGACAGAGTTGTCCATGTTTATCGTGAGTAG